One part of the Equus caballus isolate H_3958 breed thoroughbred chromosome 30, TB-T2T, whole genome shotgun sequence genome encodes these proteins:
- the LOC138915002 gene encoding zinc finger protein 281 isoform X1, whose product MKVGGGLLSGGGGGGGGGSGPGGRAEMEPSFPPGMVLFNHRLPPVTSFTRPAAAAPPAPCVLPPAAPAAEPPPPAPDMTFKKEPAASAAFPTQRTSWGFLQSLVSIKQEKPAEPDEPQPQPHHHHHYGGLFAAGAEERPPGLGGGDGGGHGVIQDLSILHQHAQQQQPQPPQQQQQPPQQPAQHPRDVLLGGGGRTDDHPGPEEPKQDTHVKKAKRPKPESQGIKAKRKPSASSKPSLVGDGDGAILSPSQKPHICDHCSAAFRSSYHLRRHVLIHTGERPFQCSQCSMGFIQKYLLQRHEKIHSREKPFGCDQCSMKFIQKYHMERHKRTHSGEKPYKCDTCQQYFSRTDRLLKHRRTCGEAIAKGAASAEPGSANHNNMGNLAALSQGNTSSSRRKTKSKSIAMENKEHKAGKTNESQISNNINLQSYSVEMPTASSSGGIIGTGIDELQKRVPKLIFKKGSRKNTDKNYLNFVSPLPDIVGQKSLSGKPGGSLGIVSNNSVETISLLQSASGKQGQIGSNYDDAMQFSKKRRYLPTASSNSAFSINVGHMVSQPSVIQSAGVSVLDNEAPLSLIDSSALSADIKSCHDKSGIPDEVLQSILDQYSNKSESQKEDPFSITEPRVDLHTSGEHSELVQEENLSPGTQTPSSEKASMLQEYSKYLQQAFEKSTNAGFTLGHGFQFVSLSSPLHNHTLFPEKQIYTTSPLECGFGQSVTSVLPSSLPKPPFGMLFGSQPGLYLSALDATHQQLTPSQELDDLIESQKNLETSSAFQSSSQKLTSQKEQQKNLESSTSFQMPSQELASQIDPQKDIEPRTTYQIENFAQAFGSQFKSGSRVPMTFITNSNGEVDHRVRTSVSDFSGYTNMMSDVSEPCSTRVKTPTSQSYRGPFASEDAYKKL is encoded by the coding sequence ATGAAAGTCGGCGGCGGGCTCctgagcggcggcggcggcggcggcggcggcggcagcgggcccggcgggcgggcggagATGGAGCCCTCGTTCCCCCCGGGCATGGTCCTGTTCAACCACCGGTTGCCCCCGGTCACCAGCTTCACCCGGCCGGCGGCGGCCGCCCCCCCGGCGCCGTGCGTGCTGCCCCCCGCGGCCCCGGCCGCCGAGCCCCCCCCGCCGGCCCCGGACATGACTTTCAAGAAGGAGCCGGCGGCGTCGGCGGCCTTCCCGACGCAGAGGACCTCCTGGGGCTTCCTGCAGTCGCTGGTGAGCATCAAGCAGGAGAAACCCGCCGAGCCCGACGAGCCGCAGCCgcagccccaccaccaccaccactacggGGGGCTCTTCGCCGCCGGGGCCGAGGAGCGACCCCCGGGGCTGGGCGGCGGCGACGGGGGCGGCCACGGCGTCATCCAGGACCTCAGTATCCTCCACCAGCacgcccagcagcagcagccacagcccccgcagcagcagcagcagccgccgcAGCAGCCCGCCCAGCACCCCCGTGACGTGCTgctgggcggcggcggcaggACTGATGACCACCCCGGCCCCGAGGAGCCAAAGCAGGACACTCACGTCAAAAAGGCGAAGAGGCCAAAGCCGGAATCTCAGGGAATCAAAGCCAAGAGGAAGCCCAGCGCATCTTCCAAACCTTCTCTGGTCGGAGACGGAGACGGGGCCATCCTCTCCCCAAGTCAGAAACCTCACATCTGCGACCACTGCAGCGCCGCTTTCCGAAGCTCCTACCACCTGCGGAGGCACGTCCTCATCCACACCGGGGAAAGGCCCTTCCAGTGCAGCCAGTGCAGCATGGGCTTCATCCAGAAGTACCTGCTGCAGAGACACGAGAAGATCCACAGCCGGGAGAAGCCCTTCGGGTGCGATCAGTGCAGCATGAAGTTCATCCAGAAGTACCACATGGAGAGACACAAGAGGACGCACAGTGGAGAAAAGCCATATAAATGTGACACTTGCCAACAGTATTTTTCAAGGACGGACAGACTCTTGAAACACAGGCGCACGTGTGGTGAAGCCATAGCGAAAGGAGCCGCTAGTGCAGAACCTGGGTCAGCAAACCATAACAACATGGGTAACCTGGCTGCGTTGTCTCAGGGAAATACAAGTTCCTCAAGGAGGAAAACGAAGTCGAAGAGCATAGCGATGGAGAATAAGGAACACAAGGCGGGGAAAACAAATGAATCACAAATTTCCAATAACATCAACCTGCAGAGTTACTCTGTAGAGATGCCCACCGCCTCTTCCAGCGGGGGCATAATTGGCACTGGGATAGATGAACTACAGAAAAGGGTGCCAAAACTGATCTTtaagaaaggaagcagaaagaataCAGACAAAAACTACCTGAATTTTGTGTCGCCGTTGCCAGACATCGTTGGACAGAAGTCCTTGTCTGGGAAACCAGGTGGTTCCCTTGGCATAGTGTCGAATAATAGTGTGGAGACCATTAGTCTTCTGCAGAGTGCAAGTGGAAAACAAGGTCAAATAGGTAGTAATTATGATGACGCCATGcagttttcaaagaaaagaagatacTTACCAACTGCCAGCAGCAACAGTGCCTTTTCTATAAACGTGGGACACATGGTCTCCCAGCCGTCCGTCATTCAGTCTGCAGGTGTCAGTGTTTTGGACAATGAGGCCCCATTGTCACTTATTGACTCCTCAGCTCTAAGTGCTGACATTAAGTCTTGTCACGACAAGTCTGGGATTCCCGATGAGGTTTTACAGAGTATTTTGGATCAGTACTCCAACAAATCAGAAAGCCAGAAAGAGGATCCTTTCAGTATAACGGAACCTCGAGTGGATTTACACACCTCAGGAGAACACTCAGAACTGGTTCAGGAGGAAAATTTGAGCCCAGGCACCCAAACGCCTTCGAGTGAGAAGGCGAGTATGTTGCAAGAATACTCCAAATACCTCCAGCAGGCTTTTGAAAAATCCACTAATGCAGGTTTTACTCTTGGACACGGTTTCCAGTTTGTCAGTTTGTCTTCACCTCTCCACAACCACActttatttccagaaaaacaGATATACACTACATCTCCTTTGGAGTGTGGTTTCGGCCAATCCGTTACCTCAGTGTTGCCGTCTTCCTTGCCAAAGCCTCCTTTTGGGATGTTGTTTGGATCTCAGCCAGGTCTTTATTTATCTGCTCTGGATGCCACACATCAGCAGTTGACACCTTCCCAGGAGCTGGATGATCTAATAGAGTCTCAGAAGAATTTAGAGACTTCGTCAGCCTTCCAGTCCTCATCTCAGAAATTGACTAGCCAGAAGGAACAACAGAAAAACCTAGAGTCCTCCACAAGCTTTCAGATGCCATCTCAGGAGTTAGCTAGCCAGATAGATCCTCAGAAAGACATAGAGCCTAGAACAACGTACCAGATTGAGAACTTTGCACAGGCGTTTGGTTCTCAGTTTAAGTCGGGCAGCAGGGTGCCAATGACCTTTATCACTAACTCGAATGGAGAAGTGGACCATAGAGTAAGGACTTCAGTCTCAGATTTCTCAGGGTATACAAACATGATGTCTGATGTGAGTGAGCCATGTAGTACAAGAGTAAAGACACCCACCAGCCAGAGTTACAG
- the LOC138915002 gene encoding zinc finger protein 281 isoform X2 has translation MKVGGGLLSGGGGGGGGGSGPGGRAEMEPSFPPGMVLFNHRLPPVTSFTRPAAAAPPAPCVLPPAAPAAEPPPPAPDMTFKKEPAASAAFPTQRTSWGFLQSLVSIKQEKPAEPDEPQPQPHHHHHYGGLFAAGAEERPPGLGGGDGGGHGVIQDLSILHQHAQQQQPQPPQQQQQPPQQPAQHPRDVLLGGGGRTDDHPGPEEPKQDTHVKKAKRPKPESQGIKAKRKPSASSKPSLVGDGDGAILSPSQKPHICDHCSAAFRSSYHLRRHVLIHTGERPFQCSQCSMGFIQKYLLQRHEKIHSREKPFGCDQCSMKFIQKYHMERHKRTHSGEKPYKCDTCQQYFSRTDRLLKHRRTCGEAIAKGAASAEPGSANHNNMGNLAALSQGNTSSSRRKTKSKSIAMENKEHKAGKTNESQISNNINLQSYSVEMPTASSSGGIIGTGIDELQKRVPKLIFKKGSRKNTDKNYLNFVSPLPDIVGQKSLSGKPGGSLGIVSNNSVETISLLQSASGKQGQIGSNYDDAMQFSKKRRYLPTASSNSAFSINVGHMVSQPSVIQSAGVSVLDNEAPLSLIDSSALSADIKSCHDKSGIPDEVLQSILDQYSNKSESQKEDPFSITEPRVDLHTSGEHSELVQEENLSPGTQTPSSEKASMLQEYSKYLQQAFEKSTNAGFTLGHGFQFVSLSSPLHNHTLFPEKQIYTTSPLECGFGQSVTSVLPSSLPKPPFGMLFGSQPGLYLSALDATHQQLTPSQELDDLIESQKNLETSSAFQSSSQKLTSQKEQQKNLESSTSFQMPSQELASQIDPQKDIEPRTTYQIENFAQAFGSQFKSGSRVPMTFITNSNGEVDHRVRTSVSDFSGYTNMMSDVSEPCSTRVKTPTSQSYR, from the coding sequence ATGAAAGTCGGCGGCGGGCTCctgagcggcggcggcggcggcggcggcggcggcagcgggcccggcgggcgggcggagATGGAGCCCTCGTTCCCCCCGGGCATGGTCCTGTTCAACCACCGGTTGCCCCCGGTCACCAGCTTCACCCGGCCGGCGGCGGCCGCCCCCCCGGCGCCGTGCGTGCTGCCCCCCGCGGCCCCGGCCGCCGAGCCCCCCCCGCCGGCCCCGGACATGACTTTCAAGAAGGAGCCGGCGGCGTCGGCGGCCTTCCCGACGCAGAGGACCTCCTGGGGCTTCCTGCAGTCGCTGGTGAGCATCAAGCAGGAGAAACCCGCCGAGCCCGACGAGCCGCAGCCgcagccccaccaccaccaccactacggGGGGCTCTTCGCCGCCGGGGCCGAGGAGCGACCCCCGGGGCTGGGCGGCGGCGACGGGGGCGGCCACGGCGTCATCCAGGACCTCAGTATCCTCCACCAGCacgcccagcagcagcagccacagcccccgcagcagcagcagcagccgccgcAGCAGCCCGCCCAGCACCCCCGTGACGTGCTgctgggcggcggcggcaggACTGATGACCACCCCGGCCCCGAGGAGCCAAAGCAGGACACTCACGTCAAAAAGGCGAAGAGGCCAAAGCCGGAATCTCAGGGAATCAAAGCCAAGAGGAAGCCCAGCGCATCTTCCAAACCTTCTCTGGTCGGAGACGGAGACGGGGCCATCCTCTCCCCAAGTCAGAAACCTCACATCTGCGACCACTGCAGCGCCGCTTTCCGAAGCTCCTACCACCTGCGGAGGCACGTCCTCATCCACACCGGGGAAAGGCCCTTCCAGTGCAGCCAGTGCAGCATGGGCTTCATCCAGAAGTACCTGCTGCAGAGACACGAGAAGATCCACAGCCGGGAGAAGCCCTTCGGGTGCGATCAGTGCAGCATGAAGTTCATCCAGAAGTACCACATGGAGAGACACAAGAGGACGCACAGTGGAGAAAAGCCATATAAATGTGACACTTGCCAACAGTATTTTTCAAGGACGGACAGACTCTTGAAACACAGGCGCACGTGTGGTGAAGCCATAGCGAAAGGAGCCGCTAGTGCAGAACCTGGGTCAGCAAACCATAACAACATGGGTAACCTGGCTGCGTTGTCTCAGGGAAATACAAGTTCCTCAAGGAGGAAAACGAAGTCGAAGAGCATAGCGATGGAGAATAAGGAACACAAGGCGGGGAAAACAAATGAATCACAAATTTCCAATAACATCAACCTGCAGAGTTACTCTGTAGAGATGCCCACCGCCTCTTCCAGCGGGGGCATAATTGGCACTGGGATAGATGAACTACAGAAAAGGGTGCCAAAACTGATCTTtaagaaaggaagcagaaagaataCAGACAAAAACTACCTGAATTTTGTGTCGCCGTTGCCAGACATCGTTGGACAGAAGTCCTTGTCTGGGAAACCAGGTGGTTCCCTTGGCATAGTGTCGAATAATAGTGTGGAGACCATTAGTCTTCTGCAGAGTGCAAGTGGAAAACAAGGTCAAATAGGTAGTAATTATGATGACGCCATGcagttttcaaagaaaagaagatacTTACCAACTGCCAGCAGCAACAGTGCCTTTTCTATAAACGTGGGACACATGGTCTCCCAGCCGTCCGTCATTCAGTCTGCAGGTGTCAGTGTTTTGGACAATGAGGCCCCATTGTCACTTATTGACTCCTCAGCTCTAAGTGCTGACATTAAGTCTTGTCACGACAAGTCTGGGATTCCCGATGAGGTTTTACAGAGTATTTTGGATCAGTACTCCAACAAATCAGAAAGCCAGAAAGAGGATCCTTTCAGTATAACGGAACCTCGAGTGGATTTACACACCTCAGGAGAACACTCAGAACTGGTTCAGGAGGAAAATTTGAGCCCAGGCACCCAAACGCCTTCGAGTGAGAAGGCGAGTATGTTGCAAGAATACTCCAAATACCTCCAGCAGGCTTTTGAAAAATCCACTAATGCAGGTTTTACTCTTGGACACGGTTTCCAGTTTGTCAGTTTGTCTTCACCTCTCCACAACCACActttatttccagaaaaacaGATATACACTACATCTCCTTTGGAGTGTGGTTTCGGCCAATCCGTTACCTCAGTGTTGCCGTCTTCCTTGCCAAAGCCTCCTTTTGGGATGTTGTTTGGATCTCAGCCAGGTCTTTATTTATCTGCTCTGGATGCCACACATCAGCAGTTGACACCTTCCCAGGAGCTGGATGATCTAATAGAGTCTCAGAAGAATTTAGAGACTTCGTCAGCCTTCCAGTCCTCATCTCAGAAATTGACTAGCCAGAAGGAACAACAGAAAAACCTAGAGTCCTCCACAAGCTTTCAGATGCCATCTCAGGAGTTAGCTAGCCAGATAGATCCTCAGAAAGACATAGAGCCTAGAACAACGTACCAGATTGAGAACTTTGCACAGGCGTTTGGTTCTCAGTTTAAGTCGGGCAGCAGGGTGCCAATGACCTTTATCACTAACTCGAATGGAGAAGTGGACCATAGAGTAAGGACTTCAGTCTCAGATTTCTCAGGGTATACAAACATGATGTCTGATGTGAGTGAGCCATGTAGTACAAGAGTAAAGACACCCACCAGCCAGAGTTACAGGTAA